The proteins below are encoded in one region of Shewanella putrefaciens:
- a CDS encoding DUF2927 domain-containing protein yields MALPLWAAQTSPGLIQSLKTENDWKNTAYIIQAFGEVALNNEYDNAKHGVRKWRMPIRVFIEHQVGDSALHTQLVQMHLAHLAKITGHDIQRTNTLPEANIHLVFTRQSQWASEVERLMGPSATKSLHGSVCIGTFALNRQRDIARAWIIIPVDQAKMHGKLVACVVEEITQVLGLPNDSEKVFPSIFNDKTPQDLLTGLDFILLKLLYSPSISAGMTADEAKQPLQVLIEQWLRDGTVANADKSVRQGELYPLLGY; encoded by the coding sequence ATGGCTTTACCGCTATGGGCCGCGCAAACATCCCCTGGGTTGATTCAGTCACTAAAAACCGAAAATGATTGGAAAAACACCGCCTATATTATCCAAGCGTTCGGTGAAGTTGCCCTTAACAATGAGTATGACAATGCCAAACATGGCGTGCGTAAGTGGCGCATGCCGATACGAGTATTTATCGAGCATCAAGTGGGCGATAGTGCGCTGCATACCCAATTAGTGCAGATGCACTTAGCCCATTTAGCCAAGATCACCGGCCACGATATTCAACGGACGAATACACTGCCTGAAGCCAATATTCACTTAGTCTTTACCCGTCAATCCCAGTGGGCGAGTGAAGTGGAGCGTTTAATGGGGCCGAGTGCGACTAAGAGTCTCCATGGTTCAGTGTGTATCGGGACATTTGCCCTTAACAGACAGCGCGACATTGCACGTGCTTGGATCATTATTCCCGTCGATCAAGCCAAAATGCACGGCAAGTTAGTGGCCTGTGTGGTGGAAGAAATAACCCAAGTGTTAGGTCTACCCAATGATTCCGAGAAAGTATTTCCCTCCATCTTTAACGATAAAACCCCACAGGATTTATTGACTGGGCTCGATTTTATTTTGCTTAAATTGCTCTACAGCCCAAGTATCAGTGCAGGAATGACGGCCGATGAAGCCAAGCAACCCCTGCAGGTTTTGATTGAGCAATGGCTGCGTGATGGCACAGTTGCTAATGCCGATAAAAGCGTGCGTCAAGGCGAGTTATACCCTTTACTCGGTTATTGA
- a CDS encoding MBL fold metallo-hydrolase RNA specificity domain-containing protein yields the protein MRMTLQFLGATEEVTGSCHLLSVDHEHLLLDCGLIQGGKADELRNHEPFAFDPESISAVVLSHAHIDHSGRLPLLVKSGFDGPIYTHKATTELCAIMLKDAAMLQTRDTERVNKKRAKHDLDPLEPLFTVEDAEQVIKQFVPLEYGQVTRVIPHVDICLSDAGHILGSALVELWLGEGQAQKKIVFSGDLGRAGMPILHNPTLVDTADLVLMESTYGNRFHRSWTDTLAELKEIFAKAVSESQGNILLPAFSVGRAQELLYLFHLYAKEWELSRWRICLDSPMAIEATRVYVNNYPLMDEDFKRFTRQHPGQHPLLSNVEFIQTTEESIALNDVHKGLIIIAGSGMCNGGRIRSHFEHNLWRPECDVIICGYQALGTPGRALVDGAEELTIHGNSIKAAAKLHTVGGLSAHADQAELLNWYRHFNNQPPLILVHGEPEAQHGLVEVLNQDLKTKPQAIAIASQGDRLDLNALPKLVWKTA from the coding sequence ATGCGGATGACATTGCAGTTTTTAGGGGCGACGGAGGAAGTGACAGGCTCGTGCCATCTGCTTTCGGTCGATCATGAACACTTATTGCTCGATTGTGGGTTGATCCAAGGAGGTAAAGCGGATGAATTGCGTAACCATGAACCCTTCGCCTTCGATCCCGAGTCTATTTCCGCTGTGGTGCTCAGCCATGCCCATATAGACCATTCTGGGCGTTTACCTCTGTTAGTCAAATCGGGTTTCGATGGGCCTATTTATACCCATAAAGCCACGACTGAGCTTTGCGCCATCATGCTTAAAGATGCGGCCATGCTACAGACTCGGGACACAGAAAGAGTCAATAAAAAGCGTGCCAAGCATGATCTTGATCCCCTAGAGCCCCTATTTACCGTCGAAGATGCCGAGCAGGTCATTAAGCAGTTTGTGCCTCTGGAATATGGTCAAGTGACTCGGGTTATCCCCCATGTGGATATTTGTCTATCGGATGCAGGGCATATTTTAGGCTCGGCCTTAGTCGAACTTTGGTTAGGCGAGGGGCAGGCACAGAAGAAAATAGTCTTCAGTGGCGATTTGGGGCGTGCGGGCATGCCTATCCTGCATAACCCGACCTTAGTGGATACGGCGGACTTAGTGTTAATGGAAAGCACCTATGGCAATCGTTTTCACCGAAGCTGGACGGACACGTTAGCCGAGTTAAAGGAGATTTTTGCTAAGGCGGTGAGCGAAAGCCAAGGGAATATTTTACTGCCAGCGTTCTCGGTTGGGCGGGCGCAGGAGTTGCTATATCTGTTTCACTTATACGCCAAAGAGTGGGAGCTTTCCCGCTGGCGGATCTGCTTGGACAGTCCGATGGCCATTGAGGCGACCCGGGTTTACGTTAACAACTATCCTTTAATGGACGAGGATTTTAAGCGTTTCACCCGCCAGCATCCCGGACAACACCCACTACTCTCAAATGTTGAGTTTATTCAAACAACTGAAGAGTCTATTGCGCTCAATGATGTTCATAAGGGGTTGATTATTATTGCAGGGAGCGGCATGTGTAACGGTGGACGTATTCGCAGTCACTTTGAACATAACCTGTGGCGTCCGGAATGTGATGTGATCATCTGTGGTTATCAAGCCCTAGGTACTCCTGGACGTGCCTTAGTCGATGGAGCCGAAGAATTGACTATCCATGGCAACAGCATAAAAGCCGCCGCTAAGTTGCACACCGTCGGTGGGCTTTCGGCCCATGCGGATCAGGCCGAGTTATTAAATTGGTATCGACACTTTAATAACCAACCACCGCTGATCTTGGTTCACGGTGAACCCGAGGCGCAGCATGGCTTAGTCGAAGTGCTCAATCAAGATCTTAAAACTAAGCCACAGGCTATAGCGATCGCTAGCCAGGGTGATCGACTGGATTTAAATGCGCTACCTAAATTAGTGTGGAAAACCGCTTAA
- a CDS encoding flavohemoglobin expression-modulating QEGLA motif protein has product MSESLAQYQQDLRRFSDELIRIQTPIKILDAIKWPREMEERFLSSKGTTLPAIKQDFYQNIALPFDPIKTQAELTSLKQDIHRCLGKRDKLGKILVANVDQYRLVVDMLGHRGTPTFGKLSQELYGSANHKLHGDRHTLRQLGDKLSYIFSLPAARHMNKHHPKIITAPEAVHVLSQRLEKYFHSDDMRVRLSDGIVSDAAVGGDTVKLNSKAMFSESDLNVYEVHEGWVHVGTTLNGRAQPHATWLSVGSPRVAATQEGLAVLLEMLTLSSNPGRARRISDRVAAVDMAENGADFIDVFNYFRGLNLSAKDSYRVTQRVFRGGMVEGGSFFTKDISYVRGYVENINFIRSAITSGLPELIPMLFLGKLAIEDIPVLYQACQEGIITQPKYLPPMFDNFSGLYAWFGFASGLAGIDLKGVQRHFTRLFKDVPNVAPVFELLDDTEFDNNSD; this is encoded by the coding sequence ATGTCAGAGTCGTTAGCCCAGTACCAACAAGATCTACGCCGCTTTTCCGATGAACTCATTCGTATCCAAACTCCCATAAAAATCCTCGATGCCATTAAATGGCCAAGGGAGATGGAAGAACGTTTTCTATCAAGCAAGGGCACGACTCTGCCAGCCATTAAGCAAGATTTCTATCAAAACATAGCCTTACCTTTCGACCCCATTAAAACTCAAGCAGAACTCACCTCCCTTAAGCAAGATATTCACCGCTGCTTAGGTAAGAGAGACAAGCTCGGCAAGATATTAGTCGCTAACGTCGATCAATATCGCCTGGTTGTGGATATGTTGGGCCATCGAGGAACCCCGACTTTTGGCAAACTCAGCCAAGAATTATACGGAAGTGCTAACCACAAATTGCATGGAGATCGCCATACCCTGCGCCAATTGGGCGATAAACTCAGTTACATTTTTTCTCTGCCCGCGGCGCGGCATATGAATAAACACCATCCCAAAATTATTACTGCTCCAGAAGCCGTGCATGTGCTTAGCCAACGATTAGAGAAATACTTCCACAGCGATGATATGCGCGTGCGTCTCAGTGACGGTATTGTCTCGGATGCCGCCGTGGGTGGTGATACGGTAAAACTTAACAGTAAGGCAATGTTTAGCGAGTCGGATCTTAATGTGTATGAGGTACACGAAGGTTGGGTACATGTCGGCACAACCCTCAATGGTCGAGCCCAGCCCCATGCCACTTGGCTCAGTGTCGGCTCCCCCCGTGTTGCCGCGACGCAGGAAGGCCTAGCCGTATTACTCGAAATGTTGACCCTAAGTTCAAATCCTGGACGAGCCCGCCGCATCAGCGATCGCGTCGCCGCCGTCGATATGGCAGAAAATGGAGCAGATTTTATCGATGTTTTTAACTATTTCAGAGGGTTAAATTTAAGTGCAAAGGATAGCTACCGTGTGACTCAAAGGGTCTTCCGAGGTGGCATGGTTGAAGGAGGCAGTTTTTTTACCAAAGACATCTCCTATGTGCGTGGCTATGTGGAAAACATTAACTTCATTCGTAGCGCCATCACATCGGGCCTGCCTGAGCTTATCCCTATGTTATTCTTAGGAAAACTGGCAATCGAAGATATTCCGGTGCTGTATCAAGCCTGCCAAGAAGGCATTATCACCCAACCGAAATATTTACCGCCCATGTTCGATAACTTTAGCGGCCTCTATGCATGGTTTGGCTTCGCCTCTGGCTTGGCGGGAATAGACTTAAAAGGGGTGCAACGTCACTTTACTCGCTTATTTAAAGACGTGCCTAATGTCGCCCCCGTCTTCGAATTACTCGATGATACTGAGTTTGATAATAACTCGGACTAA
- a CDS encoding PA3496 family putative envelope integrity protein → MAHIIEVVPNDTELEAMTTPRNSKAAEAMQHKREVKKRLEDYLERAELRRALGDDDFF, encoded by the coding sequence ATGGCTCATATTATTGAAGTCGTGCCCAACGATACTGAACTTGAGGCAATGACCACCCCTAGGAACAGCAAAGCGGCCGAAGCAATGCAACATAAGCGTGAAGTCAAAAAACGCTTAGAAGATTACCTCGAACGCGCCGAATTAAGACGTGCATTAGGAGATGACGATTTTTTTTAA
- a CDS encoding CHASE domain-containing protein: MYKDGFPESFDSPKKNYFRVLSSSWLMVLAMLFFMGISWYALEEYFRDRGEERFNNSVQELIEAVNHRMVAYEQVLRGGIGLFLSSNGVTRQEWQIYITNARLSEYYPGIQGIGYAELLTPVNIGEHIKQIQAEGFNEYKVYPVGERELYCAINYLEPFDWRNQRAFGFDMCSEPIRRAAILSAIASGMPTISGKVTLVQETSDDTQSGFLMYLPLYRGLATTEAERKQQAIGLVYAAFRMNDLMQGIMGNRFSGLKLAIYDGDTANRANLMFSSSKKLPSTEDIFYKSQTEMIEGQTWRLDISSQSRFISSSEQAQSIWLQVIGCGFVLALFYSVIVMARNRYQESMLTAELIANEKRFRLVIEASPSALFMVDKSGVITLVNTHAERLFGYARDELLGRSINMLLPEVLRNAHQQHMSNYLVQPIAKNMSMRDDLFGCCKDGTRLAIEVGLTPIHFSNGVSILATINNVSERKRIEIQRAEHTKELERINQELDRFAYIASHDLKSPLRGIEQLTSWLSEDLADNTNENVQKYLGLIQSRIHRMVLLLDGLLMFSRIGRVDTEIVEVNTQQLMEDMFALVAPPQGFELVLEGGFPQLKTVKTLLELVVRNLMSNAIKHHDKGQGVIRVQCEQRDEQYWFSVIDDGPGISNAYHGKVFEMFQTLRPRDEVEGSGLGLSLVKKTVESLGGQVQLKSEGRGCCFQFSWPKRIIDKEVL, encoded by the coding sequence ATGTACAAGGATGGTTTTCCTGAATCTTTCGATTCCCCGAAGAAAAATTATTTTCGTGTACTCAGCTCAAGCTGGCTGATGGTGCTTGCCATGTTGTTTTTTATGGGCATTTCCTGGTATGCCCTCGAAGAATATTTTAGGGATCGTGGTGAAGAGCGTTTCAACAACAGTGTGCAAGAGCTGATCGAGGCCGTAAACCATAGGATGGTTGCCTATGAGCAAGTGCTGCGGGGCGGCATTGGGCTTTTTCTTTCCTCAAATGGGGTAACACGCCAAGAATGGCAAATCTATATTACTAATGCACGCTTAAGTGAGTATTACCCCGGTATTCAAGGGATTGGATATGCTGAATTATTAACGCCAGTAAATATAGGGGAGCATATTAAGCAAATCCAAGCCGAAGGGTTTAATGAATATAAGGTTTATCCAGTAGGAGAGAGGGAACTTTATTGTGCGATTAATTATTTAGAACCCTTCGATTGGCGTAATCAACGCGCCTTTGGTTTCGATATGTGTTCCGAACCCATTCGCCGCGCGGCGATATTGAGCGCGATAGCTTCGGGTATGCCCACGATTTCGGGAAAAGTCACTTTAGTGCAGGAAACTTCAGACGATACTCAGTCGGGTTTTTTAATGTATTTGCCTCTGTATCGAGGCTTAGCCACGACGGAGGCCGAGCGAAAACAGCAAGCTATTGGTTTGGTCTATGCCGCATTTCGCATGAATGACTTAATGCAGGGGATTATGGGCAATCGTTTCTCCGGCTTGAAACTCGCTATTTATGATGGTGACACTGCCAACAGGGCTAATTTGATGTTCTCCAGCAGTAAAAAGCTACCATCGACCGAGGACATTTTTTATAAATCGCAAACGGAGATGATAGAAGGCCAGACTTGGCGTTTGGATATTTCTTCCCAGTCACGTTTTATTTCGAGTTCAGAACAGGCGCAAAGTATTTGGTTGCAGGTGATTGGTTGTGGTTTTGTGTTGGCCTTATTTTATTCGGTGATCGTGATGGCGCGTAATCGCTATCAAGAGTCGATGCTTACCGCAGAGTTGATCGCAAACGAAAAGCGCTTCCGTCTGGTGATTGAAGCCTCTCCCAGCGCATTGTTTATGGTGGATAAGTCTGGTGTGATTACCTTAGTTAACACCCATGCGGAGCGCCTCTTTGGTTATGCGAGGGACGAATTGCTTGGGCGATCCATCAATATGCTATTGCCTGAAGTTTTGCGTAACGCCCATCAGCAGCACATGAGTAATTATTTGGTCCAGCCCATTGCCAAGAATATGTCGATGCGGGATGACCTGTTTGGTTGCTGTAAAGATGGAACTCGTTTGGCCATCGAAGTGGGGCTAACTCCCATCCATTTCAGCAATGGGGTTTCTATTCTGGCAACGATTAATAATGTGTCCGAGCGTAAACGTATTGAAATTCAGCGTGCTGAGCACACAAAGGAGCTTGAACGGATCAATCAAGAGTTAGACCGTTTCGCTTACATTGCGTCCCACGATTTGAAATCCCCCCTTAGGGGAATTGAGCAATTGACGAGTTGGTTATCGGAAGATCTTGCTGATAATACTAATGAAAATGTTCAAAAGTATTTAGGTTTGATCCAGAGTCGTATTCATCGAATGGTGTTATTACTCGATGGCTTGTTAATGTTCTCCCGTATTGGTCGGGTCGATACCGAGATTGTTGAGGTAAATACTCAGCAACTTATGGAAGATATGTTCGCGTTAGTTGCCCCGCCACAGGGATTTGAATTAGTACTCGAGGGTGGTTTTCCTCAATTGAAAACGGTCAAAACCTTGTTGGAGTTAGTGGTAAGGAATCTGATGAGCAATGCCATTAAACACCACGATAAAGGGCAGGGCGTTATTAGAGTGCAATGCGAGCAGAGGGATGAGCAGTATTGGTTTAGCGTGATTGATGATGGCCCTGGTATTTCTAACGCTTATCATGGAAAAGTGTTTGAAATGTTTCAAACACTAAGGCCTAGAGATGAGGTGGAGGGCAGCGGTTTAGGTCTATCTCTCGTGAAAAAAACCGTAGAGAGTCTCGGTGGTCAGGTTCAGCTAAAATCCGAAGGGCGGGGTTGCTGCTTCCAGTTTAGTTGGCCTAAGCGAATTATCGACAAGGAGGTGTTATGA
- a CDS encoding response regulator yields the protein MSSCDSYNQVMILLVDDDDVDYMAVQRAMRQLRLLNPLIRARDGLEALNILTHPETIKGPYLILLDLNMPRMNGFEFLEHIRSDPTLSASVVFMLTTSSTDEDRMRAYSHHVAGYMVKTDIKDGFNNIFNMLEGYWHIVELPTV from the coding sequence ATGAGCAGCTGCGATAGTTACAATCAGGTGATGATTTTACTCGTCGATGATGATGATGTGGATTATATGGCGGTGCAAAGGGCGATGCGGCAGTTGCGTCTATTGAACCCCTTGATACGGGCCCGAGATGGGTTGGAGGCGTTGAATATTCTCACGCATCCGGAAACGATTAAAGGGCCCTATCTCATATTGCTAGATCTGAATATGCCAAGGATGAATGGCTTTGAATTTCTTGAACATATTCGCTCAGATCCAACCTTATCTGCATCAGTGGTTTTTATGCTCACCACCTCAAGTACCGATGAAGATAGGATGAGAGCCTATAGCCATCATGTCGCTGGATATATGGTTAAAACGGATATTAAAGACGGTTTTAATAACATTTTTAATATGTTGGAAGGTTATTGGCACATTGTCGAGCTCCCAACCGTATGA
- a CDS encoding putative bifunctional diguanylate cyclase/phosphodiesterase: protein MDLLLIDDDEVDRTAIIRALRQSKLAFNVIEANCAFDGLNLALERHFDGILLDYLLPDANGLEVLIKLNSMTQEQTVVVMLSRYEDEKLAQRCIELGAQDFLLKDEVNSRILSRAIRYAKQRSSMALALRNSHQKLKDLAEHDSLTKLVNRYGFELCLNRAIARAKRSHDFLAVILLDLDDFKAINDTLGHQTGDILLVQVASRLSTVLRDGDVIARLGGDEFVVLVTDNDYKYFPMIVANRLLKAFEDVFCLGDNDVMIGASIGVAFYSEAASNSSELMKCADIAMYRAKKMGRNQIQFYSEALDREVRYRNHIESSLRIALKQNEFKVYYQAQVDSQTHQMVGMEALIRWQHPQDGLISPEKFLPIAEEIGLMEEIGDWILIEACRQAQEWLTQLQPFGYQFTIAVNLSAAQIGHIDLYQKIVNALEVTHLPATALELEITENCLIEEPHEHAKVLDQIAALGVRFALDDFGTGFSSLEHIKLFPISVLKIDKSFVASYDKDEKDTRLLAALLNFAYGFNVISVAEGVETLEQAEFCTTRNCNVLQGYLFSRPLEASDFEAKYIAPLLAQL from the coding sequence ATGGACTTACTACTGATCGACGATGATGAAGTGGATAGAACGGCAATCATCCGGGCGTTAAGGCAGTCAAAGTTGGCGTTTAATGTTATTGAGGCCAATTGCGCTTTCGATGGGTTGAATCTCGCCCTCGAGCGCCACTTCGATGGCATTTTATTGGATTATTTATTGCCAGACGCCAATGGCTTAGAAGTGCTGATCAAACTTAATTCTATGACTCAAGAGCAAACCGTGGTGGTCATGCTGAGTCGCTATGAAGATGAAAAACTGGCCCAACGCTGTATCGAGTTAGGTGCTCAGGATTTTTTGCTGAAAGATGAAGTGAATTCACGCATTCTAAGCCGTGCAATTCGTTACGCTAAACAAAGATCCTCCATGGCCTTAGCCCTTAGAAATAGCCATCAGAAGCTTAAAGATCTCGCCGAGCATGATTCCCTCACTAAATTAGTTAACCGTTATGGCTTTGAACTTTGCCTCAACCGAGCCATTGCTAGGGCGAAGAGAAGTCACGATTTTCTTGCGGTAATTTTACTCGATCTTGATGATTTTAAAGCTATAAATGATACGTTAGGCCACCAGACTGGCGACATTCTATTGGTGCAGGTCGCTTCACGCCTCAGCACTGTATTGCGCGATGGGGACGTTATTGCCCGATTAGGTGGCGATGAGTTTGTGGTGTTAGTCACCGATAATGACTACAAATATTTTCCTATGATAGTCGCTAACCGTTTGCTTAAGGCATTTGAAGACGTGTTTTGTCTTGGGGATAACGATGTGATGATTGGCGCCAGCATTGGGGTCGCGTTTTATAGCGAAGCCGCATCGAACAGTTCTGAGTTGATGAAATGTGCCGATATTGCCATGTACCGAGCGAAGAAAATGGGGCGCAATCAGATCCAGTTTTATTCCGAAGCCTTAGATAGGGAGGTTCGTTATCGTAATCATATCGAATCTAGCCTGAGGATCGCCCTCAAACAGAATGAATTTAAAGTTTATTATCAAGCTCAAGTGGATTCTCAAACCCATCAAATGGTGGGGATGGAAGCGCTTATCCGCTGGCAGCATCCACAAGATGGGCTGATTTCACCGGAGAAGTTCCTGCCCATTGCCGAAGAGATTGGCTTAATGGAGGAGATAGGAGATTGGATATTGATTGAGGCCTGTAGGCAGGCGCAGGAATGGTTAACTCAGTTACAACCCTTCGGATATCAGTTCACTATCGCCGTTAATTTATCGGCTGCACAAATAGGCCATATCGATTTATATCAGAAAATTGTTAATGCACTGGAGGTGACCCATTTACCGGCAACGGCGTTGGAGTTAGAGATTACTGAAAATTGTTTAATTGAAGAACCCCACGAACATGCGAAAGTGCTAGATCAAATCGCCGCATTAGGAGTACGTTTTGCGCTCGATGATTTTGGGACTGGCTTTTCCTCCCTAGAGCACATAAAGCTATTTCCTATCAGTGTGTTGAAGATAGATAAAAGCTTTGTGGCCTCCTATGATAAGGATGAGAAAGATACCCGGTTACTTGCCGCTTTATTAAATTTTGCTTACGGTTTTAATGTGATATCCGTGGCAGAAGGCGTCGAAACCCTTGAACAGGCTGAGTTTTGTACTACGCGAAACTGCAATGTACTACAAGGGTATCTGTTTTCCCGTCCTTTAGAGGCGAGTGACTTCGAAGCAAAATATATTGCCCCTTTACTCGCACAATTGTGA
- the rimK gene encoding 30S ribosomal protein S6--L-glutamate ligase → MKIGILSQFPQLYSTQRLVAACEARGHEAVVINTLNCYMNINSIKPSIHYEGEELVGFDAIIPRIHASVTFYGCAVVRQFEMMGVFVANDSISIARSRDKLRALQLLSRKGIGMPITGFANKPNDIPDLINMVGGAPLVIKLLEGTQGIGVVLAETKTAAESVIEAFLGLKANILVQEYIKESNGSDIRCFVVGDKVVASMKRQGPEGDFRSNLHLGGCGEKIKITPEERKMAVAAVKAMGLVVAGVDILRSHRGPLILEVNSAPGIEGIEQTTGISVTEPIVEYIEKMVAARKSNRPIIA, encoded by the coding sequence ATGAAAATAGGTATCTTATCTCAGTTTCCCCAATTGTATTCGACACAACGTCTCGTCGCCGCCTGTGAGGCACGTGGCCATGAAGCTGTGGTGATCAATACGTTAAACTGTTATATGAATATCAATTCCATTAAACCCAGCATTCATTATGAGGGTGAGGAGTTGGTGGGGTTTGATGCGATCATTCCGCGGATCCATGCGAGTGTGACGTTTTACGGCTGTGCGGTTGTGCGTCAATTCGAGATGATGGGCGTATTTGTGGCAAATGATTCGATTTCCATCGCTCGCTCGCGGGATAAATTACGTGCCCTGCAACTGCTGTCGCGTAAAGGAATTGGTATGCCTATCACTGGGTTTGCCAATAAACCTAATGATATTCCAGACCTTATCAATATGGTCGGCGGTGCTCCTTTAGTGATTAAGCTGCTTGAGGGAACCCAAGGTATTGGCGTGGTGTTAGCCGAGACGAAAACGGCTGCCGAGAGCGTTATCGAGGCCTTTTTAGGGCTTAAGGCCAATATTTTGGTCCAAGAATATATTAAAGAATCCAATGGCAGCGATATCCGTTGTTTTGTGGTGGGCGATAAAGTGGTTGCCTCAATGAAGCGCCAAGGTCCCGAGGGCGATTTTCGCTCAAACCTGCATTTAGGTGGCTGTGGTGAAAAAATTAAAATCACCCCAGAAGAACGTAAAATGGCGGTCGCAGCCGTTAAGGCGATGGGACTGGTTGTCGCTGGGGTGGATATACTGCGCTCCCATCGTGGCCCATTGATCCTTGAGGTTAATTCTGCGCCTGGCATTGAGGGTATCGAACAAACTACGGGGATTTCAGTCACCGAGCCTATCGTTGAATATATTGAGAAAATGGTGGCGGCGCGTAAATCGAATCGCCCGATTATTGCTTAG
- a CDS encoding TorF family putative porin — MKKSLYSVLALSTGLLLTSNAFAAVSGNIGGTSNYLWRGVTQTNDAVAIQGGIDYSHDSGFYAGTWASNVDFGDDTSYELDLYAGYGGSITEDLSYDIGYLYYAYPDAEGSIDFGELHGAITWKWLELSYSQVVNAGDDVAAEPLDNKDLSYLAATVSVPLTEKLNLSVHYGYSSGDVVEAWFGEENYADYNVTLSADTSMGTVSFMVSDTDLTQDDAKIALGYSYSFDL, encoded by the coding sequence ATGAAAAAATCACTGTACAGCGTTTTGGCATTATCGACGGGGCTGTTGCTGACATCAAATGCCTTTGCGGCCGTGTCGGGCAATATTGGTGGTACTTCAAACTACCTATGGCGTGGCGTTACCCAAACTAACGATGCCGTAGCTATCCAAGGTGGTATCGACTACAGCCATGATTCTGGATTCTATGCGGGCACTTGGGCATCGAATGTGGACTTTGGTGACGATACCAGTTACGAGCTGGATCTCTATGCGGGCTATGGTGGCAGCATTACCGAGGATCTCAGTTATGACATAGGTTACCTCTACTATGCTTATCCCGACGCCGAAGGCAGTATCGACTTTGGTGAACTCCATGGTGCAATCACATGGAAATGGCTTGAGTTGAGCTATTCACAGGTCGTCAATGCTGGGGATGATGTCGCCGCCGAACCTTTAGACAATAAAGATTTAAGCTACCTTGCCGCAACCGTTTCTGTGCCGCTGACAGAGAAACTCAACTTATCGGTGCACTATGGTTACTCAAGCGGTGACGTTGTAGAAGCTTGGTTTGGTGAAGAAAACTATGCCGACTACAATGTAACACTCAGCGCCGATACGAGTATGGGCACAGTCTCTTTTATGGTGTCAGATACAGATTTAACCCAAGATGACGCTAAAATTGCCTTAGGTTACTCCTACAGCTTTGACCTCTAA
- a CDS encoding HU family DNA-binding protein: protein MNKTELIAKIAENADLTKVEAARALKSFEAAITESMKNGDKISIVGFGSFETTTRAARTGRNPQTGKEIQIAEATVPKFKAGKTLRDSVN, encoded by the coding sequence ATGAACAAAACTGAACTTATCGCCAAGATTGCCGAAAATGCCGATCTAACTAAAGTTGAAGCAGCGCGCGCATTAAAATCTTTCGAAGCGGCTATTACCGAATCAATGAAAAACGGTGACAAAATTTCCATCGTCGGATTTGGCTCTTTCGAAACTACGACTCGTGCAGCACGTACGGGACGTAACCCACAAACAGGTAAAGAAATCCAAATTGCCGAGGCAACTGTGCCTAAGTTTAAAGCCGGTAAGACTCTGCGTGATAGCGTAAACTAA